The following are from one region of the Hydrogenophaga sp. BPS33 genome:
- a CDS encoding thiolase family protein, with the protein MAAPRALIAAWARSPIAPHGGAFRDLTPHALGAPMLRALLERARVSADAVDAVVIGNALGAGGNPARLVALAAGLPEATPAFTVDTQCCAGLDAVSLAVGLLASGQAQVVIAGGVEAWSRAPIRQHRPLRAGDVPVAYERPAFTPFADRDPDMLVAAAAYAQANGHTRLEQDAYAIRSHALALAGQGAMAAEIVPIAGLAHDAHPRTVTLQRAARMPAATAMPAHSPDCSMSKLAVSPRADGAAFILLATEEACARLGIHARAQWVGSASVGLSPETPMLAAQKAASRVLAQAHMRSDQLGAVELHDAFAVQGLAFCEALSLNVDLLNLRGGGLARGHPIGASGAVALVRVLADLARDGGRPGTGLAAVAGAGGIGAAALVRRCD; encoded by the coding sequence ATGGCCGCACCACGCGCTTTGATCGCGGCTTGGGCGCGCAGCCCCATCGCGCCGCATGGCGGCGCCTTTCGCGACTTGACGCCGCACGCCCTCGGTGCGCCGATGTTGCGGGCACTGCTGGAGCGCGCCCGCGTATCGGCCGATGCGGTGGACGCCGTGGTTATCGGCAATGCGCTCGGTGCGGGCGGCAACCCGGCGCGTCTCGTGGCGTTGGCCGCCGGGCTGCCCGAAGCAACACCCGCGTTCACGGTGGACACGCAATGCTGCGCCGGCCTTGATGCGGTGTCCCTGGCCGTGGGCTTGCTGGCCTCGGGACAGGCGCAGGTCGTGATCGCCGGTGGCGTGGAAGCCTGGAGCCGCGCGCCGATCCGCCAGCACCGCCCGTTGCGTGCCGGTGATGTCCCGGTAGCGTACGAGCGTCCGGCGTTCACTCCCTTCGCGGATCGCGATCCCGACATGCTCGTGGCAGCCGCGGCCTATGCGCAGGCGAACGGCCACACGCGTCTCGAGCAGGATGCCTATGCCATCCGCAGCCATGCGCTGGCATTGGCGGGGCAGGGCGCCATGGCGGCCGAGATCGTGCCGATCGCGGGGCTGGCGCACGATGCCCACCCGCGCACAGTGACCCTTCAACGGGCGGCCCGCATGCCCGCTGCCACGGCGATGCCGGCGCACAGTCCGGATTGTTCGATGAGCAAGCTCGCTGTCTCGCCTCGGGCGGACGGTGCCGCCTTCATCCTGCTCGCCACCGAGGAGGCCTGTGCGCGTCTGGGCATCCACGCCCGCGCGCAATGGGTCGGCAGTGCATCGGTGGGCCTGTCCCCTGAAACCCCGATGCTGGCCGCACAGAAGGCGGCGAGCCGTGTGCTGGCGCAGGCACACATGCGCAGCGATCAACTCGGGGCCGTCGAATTGCACGACGCTTTCGCGGTGCAGGGCCTGGCCTTCTGCGAGGCGCTGTCTTTGAATGTCGATCTGCTGAACCTGCGAGGGGGCGGCCTTGCGCGTGGCCATCCCATCGGGGCGTCCGGCGCTGTTGCCTTGGTGCGGGTGCTGGCCGATCTGGCGCGAGACGGTGGGCGTCCAGGCACGGGGCTTGCCGCGGTGGCGGGCGCGGGGGGCATTGGCGCGGCGGCGCTCGTGCGCCGTTGCGACTGA
- a CDS encoding AMP-binding protein, whose amino-acid sequence MNASTASFLVARDFLQQHRLDYARAYRDFQWPVLDEFNWALDHFDTMARGNSATALHIVGEDGSEVKRSFAQMAERSSQVANHLRSLGVARGDHILLMLGNELPLWELMLAAMKLGAVVIPATALLTAQDLRDRIDRGEVRHVVAGSAHASKFDGLAGGYTRISVGDRVEGWQRFEDAVGAPTAFTPDGPTRATDPLLLYFTSGTTSKPKLVLHTHQSYPVGHLSTMYWIGLLPGDVHLNISSPGWAKHAWSCFFAPWNAGACVFIYNYARFDALSLLSVLERHRVTSLCAPPTVWRMLIQEDLASCRERLSLREVIGAGEPLNPEIIEQVQTAWGLDLRDGYGQTETTAQIGNTPGQPLKAGSMGRPLPGYRIELLDVDGQPTQEGEVSLPLAQRPLGLMAGYQGSESQNSAAMRDGHYHTGDIAQRDDEGYITFVGRSDDVFKASDYRISPFELESALMEHEAVMEVAVVPSPDPVRLAVPKAYLILRPGVLAGAELARDIFSFSRQQLAPYKRIRRIEFVQELPKTISGKIRRVQLRADESQQVSTGQRGAGVFLEEDFPVR is encoded by the coding sequence ATGAACGCATCCACCGCATCCTTCCTGGTCGCCCGCGATTTCCTGCAACAACACCGCCTGGACTACGCGCGGGCCTACCGTGACTTCCAGTGGCCGGTGCTCGACGAGTTCAACTGGGCGCTCGACCACTTCGACACCATGGCGCGCGGCAACAGCGCAACGGCGCTGCACATCGTGGGTGAAGATGGCAGCGAGGTGAAACGCTCCTTCGCGCAGATGGCCGAGCGCTCGTCCCAGGTCGCCAACCATTTGCGTTCGCTGGGCGTGGCGCGCGGGGACCACATCCTGCTCATGCTGGGCAACGAGCTGCCGCTGTGGGAGTTGATGCTCGCGGCCATGAAGCTCGGTGCGGTCGTGATTCCCGCCACCGCCTTGCTGACCGCCCAAGACCTGCGCGACCGCATCGATCGCGGCGAGGTGCGCCACGTGGTGGCGGGCAGCGCGCACGCGAGCAAGTTCGACGGCCTCGCGGGCGGCTACACGCGCATCAGCGTGGGCGATCGCGTCGAAGGTTGGCAACGCTTCGAAGATGCCGTTGGCGCGCCCACGGCCTTCACACCCGACGGACCGACGCGCGCCACCGACCCGCTGCTGCTGTACTTCACTTCGGGCACCACGTCCAAACCCAAGCTGGTGCTGCACACGCACCAGAGCTATCCGGTGGGCCACCTGTCGACCATGTACTGGATCGGCCTGCTGCCGGGTGACGTGCACCTGAACATCTCGTCGCCGGGTTGGGCCAAGCACGCATGGAGTTGCTTTTTTGCGCCCTGGAACGCGGGCGCCTGTGTGTTCATCTACAACTATGCGCGCTTCGATGCCCTGAGCTTGCTGTCGGTGCTGGAGCGCCACCGCGTGACCAGCCTGTGCGCGCCGCCCACGGTGTGGCGCATGCTGATCCAGGAAGACCTCGCCTCGTGCCGCGAACGCCTGAGCCTGCGCGAAGTGATCGGGGCGGGAGAGCCGCTCAACCCCGAGATCATCGAGCAGGTGCAGACCGCCTGGGGCCTGGACCTGCGCGACGGCTACGGCCAGACCGAGACCACCGCGCAGATCGGCAACACGCCCGGCCAGCCGCTCAAGGCAGGCTCGATGGGCCGCCCTCTGCCGGGTTACCGGATCGAGTTGCTGGATGTGGACGGCCAACCCACCCAGGAAGGCGAGGTGTCCCTGCCATTGGCGCAACGCCCGCTGGGACTGATGGCCGGCTACCAGGGCAGCGAGTCGCAGAACAGCGCGGCCATGCGCGATGGCCACTACCACACCGGTGACATCGCCCAACGCGACGACGAGGGTTACATCACGTTCGTGGGCCGCAGCGACGACGTGTTCAAGGCCTCCGACTACCGCATCAGCCCGTTCGAGTTGGAGAGCGCTCTGATGGAGCACGAAGCCGTGATGGAGGTGGCCGTGGTGCCCAGCCCGGACCCCGTGCGCCTGGCCGTGCCCAAGGCTTACCTGATCCTGCGCCCGGGCGTGCTGGCCGGTGCCGAGCTGGCGCGCGACATCTTCAGCTTCTCGCGCCAGCAACTGGCGCCCTACAAGCGCATCCGGCGCATCGAGTTCGTGCAGGAGCTGCCCAAGACCATCTCTGGAAAGATCCGGCGCGTGCAATTGCGCGCCGACGAATCGCAGCAGGTGTCCACCGGCCAACGCGGCGCAGGCGTGTTCCTGGAAGAGGACTTCCCCGTTCGCTGA
- a CDS encoding energy-coupling factor ABC transporter ATP-binding protein, with amino-acid sequence MPRNACLPDQPRAQRISVEDVTLVRGATKVFERLSLRLDDDRIGIVGDNGVGKSSLFRMLCGLDAPRSGRIWVNGGEVGATPHHDRSVGMMFQNPDEQIIFPTVEEELALGLQAVGKPRREAVQQARDWLAARGLRDWAERAVSSLSQGQRQHVCWLALTIASPRTLLLDEPFASLDLPGQALLDREIRAASQQVIVSTHVLQHVRRFGRVIWLCGGGVRADGPGREVCAAYEADVATRVAAGAAPMDPLRGE; translated from the coding sequence TTGCCCCGCAATGCGTGCTTGCCGGATCAGCCGCGCGCGCAACGCATCTCGGTGGAAGACGTCACGCTGGTGCGCGGCGCTACGAAGGTTTTCGAGCGCCTCAGCCTGCGGCTCGATGACGACCGCATTGGGATCGTCGGTGACAACGGGGTCGGCAAGAGCAGTCTCTTTCGCATGCTCTGCGGGCTCGATGCACCGCGTTCCGGCCGCATCTGGGTGAATGGGGGCGAGGTTGGCGCAACGCCTCACCACGACCGCTCGGTCGGCATGATGTTTCAGAACCCCGACGAGCAGATCATTTTTCCCACGGTTGAAGAGGAGCTCGCGCTGGGCCTGCAGGCCGTGGGCAAGCCCCGCCGCGAGGCTGTGCAACAAGCCCGCGACTGGCTGGCTGCGCGCGGACTGCGCGACTGGGCTGAGCGGGCTGTCTCGAGCCTGAGCCAAGGACAACGCCAGCACGTGTGCTGGCTTGCCTTGACCATTGCATCGCCGCGCACGCTCTTGCTCGACGAACCCTTCGCCAGCCTGGACCTTCCCGGTCAGGCCTTGCTGGACCGTGAGATCCGCGCTGCGTCGCAGCAGGTCATCGTGTCGACCCACGTGCTCCAGCATGTGCGGCGTTTTGGCCGCGTGATCTGGCTGTGTGGCGGTGGCGTGCGTGCCGACGGCCCGGGGCGCGAGGTCTGCGCGGCGTACGAAGCCGACGTAGCCACGCGTGTGGCCGCCGGCGCCGCGCCGATGGACCCCTTGCGAGGCGAATGA
- a CDS encoding LysR substrate-binding domain-containing protein, giving the protein MPEGHTFIRRRQLHLRDFVDEEFVMFAPLWFVRYAQIVTACDAVGFQPRIVEEARRAETVIALVSAGTGVALMPSTIQLLAMPAPTPRRLVQRLRDRCRR; this is encoded by the coding sequence CTGCCGGAAGGCCACACGTTCATTCGGCGCAGGCAGCTCCACTTACGAGACTTCGTAGACGAAGAGTTCGTCATGTTCGCGCCTCTGTGGTTCGTGAGGTACGCCCAGATTGTGACTGCCTGCGATGCCGTCGGCTTTCAGCCCCGCATTGTTGAGGAAGCTCGACGCGCCGAGACCGTCATAGCCTTGGTCAGTGCCGGCACCGGCGTTGCCCTCATGCCCTCCACTATCCAGTTGTTGGCCATGCCGGCGCCGACTCCCCGCAGGCTGGTGCAGCGCTTAAGGGACCGTTGTCGGCGGTGA
- a CDS encoding GntR family transcriptional regulator — translation MPTRKDATPTPSDASSDPSTAETVFHGIVNGLETGQFVPGQRLVETDLAAQFGVGRNSVREALQHLAADGVIDTVRHKGAVVRSLSLQETLDVLDVAERMTGLLARNAARAVKNGNPAKALSQALERLAAAASSSSEGFAQARRHFYRVLLDLGGSKELRRLLRVIHMPIVHAQYRLGSLREMRLRDYDTIGRAVLRGNEAKADEAGAAHVRHVRTEILKKVGEEG, via the coding sequence ATGCCGACCCGCAAAGACGCCACGCCCACCCCCTCCGATGCCAGCTCCGACCCGAGCACGGCGGAGACGGTGTTCCACGGCATCGTGAACGGGCTGGAAACGGGCCAGTTCGTGCCGGGCCAACGCCTGGTGGAGACCGATCTGGCGGCGCAATTCGGGGTGGGGCGCAACTCGGTGCGCGAGGCGCTGCAACACCTGGCGGCCGACGGCGTGATCGACACCGTGCGGCACAAGGGCGCGGTGGTGCGCTCCTTGAGCCTGCAGGAAACGCTGGACGTGCTCGACGTCGCCGAACGCATGACCGGCCTGCTGGCGCGCAATGCCGCGCGGGCGGTGAAGAACGGCAACCCGGCCAAGGCCTTGTCGCAAGCGCTCGAGCGCCTGGCCGCGGCGGCCTCGTCCAGCAGCGAGGGTTTTGCGCAGGCACGGCGCCACTTCTACCGCGTGCTGCTGGACCTGGGTGGCAGCAAGGAACTGCGGCGCCTGCTGCGGGTGATCCACATGCCCATCGTGCACGCGCAATACCGCCTGGGTTCGCTGCGCGAGATGCGCCTGCGCGACTACGACACGATCGGGCGCGCGGTGCTGCGCGGGAATGAGGCCAAGGCCGACGAGGCGGGGGCGGCCCATGTGCGGCATGTGCGCACGGAGATCTTGAAGAAGGTCGGCGAGGAGGGCTGA
- a CDS encoding acyl-CoA thioesterase domain-containing protein: protein MTRSPKNTTGSPPPQIARVLNALHRNRTPGFHFPGYFLRVSCDQLDPDETLMSMDVGTHCLTREGTLDAVSLGVFTDMALAIAVRAAIPQPCRLATVTIQLQLTGHAVGGRLAARARYRGGHATTAHQAISEVDIVSGDALIARGQASFMVLPLPEGRTVLPVRGWQPDDAGPTLSPEALSDGERQVYRDALRACAERTAAFASAFWGVRTRPGRSGATSRLPVTPQVANRMGHVQGGILLGQAMDTALAALPSGWAMSSISACYLSPGQGSAILGRARPLHTGRSTAASSVRLRRRDGIPVLEAQTTLVAAQR, encoded by the coding sequence ATGACCCGCTCGCCCAAGAACACCACCGGATCCCCGCCCCCACAGATCGCACGCGTGCTCAACGCCCTGCATCGCAACCGCACCCCGGGCTTCCATTTCCCCGGATACTTTCTGCGCGTGTCCTGCGACCAGCTCGACCCGGACGAGACCTTGATGAGCATGGACGTGGGAACCCATTGCCTGACGCGCGAAGGCACACTGGACGCGGTCAGCCTCGGCGTCTTCACGGACATGGCTTTGGCCATCGCCGTGCGCGCTGCCATTCCGCAGCCCTGCCGTTTGGCCACGGTGACGATCCAACTGCAGTTGACAGGCCATGCAGTGGGTGGGCGCTTGGCGGCGCGGGCGCGTTACCGAGGGGGCCATGCCACCACAGCGCACCAGGCCATCAGCGAAGTCGACATCGTCAGTGGCGACGCGCTGATCGCCAGAGGACAAGCCTCGTTCATGGTGCTGCCCCTGCCCGAAGGACGCACCGTCCTGCCGGTGCGGGGCTGGCAACCCGACGACGCTGGCCCCACGCTCAGCCCCGAGGCGTTGAGCGACGGCGAACGCCAAGTGTACCGCGACGCGTTGCGCGCATGCGCTGAGCGCACGGCGGCATTTGCCTCGGCCTTCTGGGGCGTCCGAACCCGCCCGGGAAGGTCTGGCGCCACCTCACGCCTGCCCGTCACGCCGCAAGTGGCCAACCGCATGGGACATGTACAAGGCGGCATTCTGCTGGGGCAGGCCATGGACACCGCCTTGGCCGCGCTGCCCTCGGGATGGGCCATGAGCAGCATCAGCGCGTGCTACCTGTCGCCGGGCCAGGGCAGCGCGATCCTGGGCCGGGCCCGGCCGCTGCATACGGGGCGATCGACGGCGGCCTCGAGCGTGCGGCTGCGCCGGCGCGACGGCATACCGGTGCTCGAAGCGCAAACCACCTTGGTGGCAGCGCAGCGCTGA
- a CDS encoding nitroreductase: MSDSSVQDRLCIERAPSATHLSSEPTDAYARLARERRSTRAFLPTPVPTDTLRALLATARWAPSGANLQPGAFIQIQGDARTRLCDDLVSAWQGGKHEREDYEYFPHPLPMTLRKRQVASAQALYGALGVARDDRAGRDAQFERNFCFFDAPVALMVTIDRNFGPGGYMDLGMTIYGLMMAAQSQGLASCAIGAMASFPTVIRGHLGLDERTNIVCGIALGVADPKAPVNGARTTRCAPDEFFRQVG, from the coding sequence ATGTCCGATTCATCTGTCCAGGATCGCCTCTGCATCGAGCGCGCTCCGAGCGCAACCCATCTCTCGTCGGAACCCACCGACGCCTATGCCCGCCTGGCGCGCGAACGGCGCTCAACGCGGGCGTTTCTTCCGACACCCGTGCCCACCGACACCTTGCGCGCCTTGCTGGCCACGGCGCGCTGGGCACCAAGCGGCGCCAACCTGCAACCGGGTGCATTCATCCAGATTCAGGGTGATGCGCGCACGCGACTTTGCGACGATCTCGTCTCGGCGTGGCAGGGCGGCAAGCACGAACGCGAGGACTACGAGTACTTCCCACACCCCTTGCCGATGACGCTGCGCAAGCGGCAGGTGGCATCGGCGCAGGCGCTCTACGGCGCCTTGGGTGTGGCGCGGGACGACCGCGCCGGCCGCGATGCGCAGTTCGAGCGAAACTTCTGCTTCTTCGACGCACCGGTGGCGCTCATGGTCACGATCGACCGCAACTTCGGACCCGGCGGTTACATGGACCTCGGCATGACGATCTACGGTCTCATGATGGCGGCCCAATCACAAGGCCTGGCGAGCTGCGCGATCGGCGCCATGGCCTCGTTTCCCACCGTCATCCGTGGGCACCTCGGGCTGGATGAGCGCACGAACATCGTTTGTGGCATCGCCCTGGGTGTCGCCGATCCAAAGGCACCGGTGAACGGTGCGCGCACAACCCGGTGCGCACCAGACGAATTTTTTCGCCAGGTCGGCTGA
- a CDS encoding AMP-binding protein: protein MSPRANLAELVHGPLERWSRERADAIALDDGQTKLSFGDLYTALWAVAHTLNEADAPRTVLVNNGQATVHRIVEFLGVIASGRCAAVSDPDWTASTREAVSASLDATPLKNCPPPMATSPFYIGFTSGSTGLPKGFRRHHRSWVDSFQVCIDTFGPDAASRIAVPGRFSHSLFLFGFMLGLWTGAGVVLQEHFSGTRLLDTLRTGETPCLVAVPSQLVVLLDRARRRELAPMDGVRLILISGARWPRERTPALQRLFPNARIIEFYGASETSFIAWMPADEQVPAQIVGRPFGNVDIDVRGAASPGEDGLIYVRSPMVFMDYVGGGDDNTAALRDGDWLSVRDMGRVDEHGRLHLVGRQNRMIVTQGKNLFPEELETVLMAYPGVLAASVHGLHHPVRGQQVVAVLKLDPGANATAEGITAWCRQRLEAYKVPRQFFLCNDWPLTGSGKTNHPRLGALLVTGDAEPWPHHAL from the coding sequence ATGAGCCCGCGGGCGAATCTCGCTGAGCTTGTCCACGGCCCACTCGAGCGCTGGTCCCGCGAGCGTGCCGATGCCATCGCGCTCGACGACGGGCAAACGAAGCTGAGCTTCGGCGATCTCTACACGGCGTTGTGGGCGGTCGCGCACACGCTCAACGAAGCCGACGCACCCCGCACGGTGCTGGTCAACAACGGGCAAGCCACGGTGCACCGCATCGTGGAGTTCCTGGGCGTGATTGCGAGTGGCCGTTGCGCGGCGGTGAGCGACCCGGACTGGACCGCCTCGACGCGCGAAGCCGTCAGCGCCAGCCTTGACGCCACGCCGTTGAAGAACTGCCCGCCGCCCATGGCGACATCGCCGTTCTACATTGGCTTCACCTCGGGCAGCACCGGGCTACCAAAAGGCTTTCGGCGGCACCACCGGTCCTGGGTCGACAGCTTCCAGGTGTGCATCGACACCTTCGGGCCCGACGCAGCGTCGCGCATCGCGGTGCCGGGGCGCTTCTCGCACTCGCTCTTCCTTTTTGGCTTCATGCTGGGCCTCTGGACGGGTGCCGGCGTCGTGTTGCAGGAACACTTTTCGGGCACCCGCCTGCTCGACACGCTGCGCACAGGCGAGACACCTTGCCTGGTCGCCGTGCCCAGCCAACTCGTGGTGCTGCTCGACCGGGCCCGGCGCCGCGAGTTGGCGCCCATGGACGGTGTTCGCCTGATTCTGATCAGCGGCGCGCGCTGGCCGCGCGAGCGCACACCGGCGTTGCAACGCCTGTTTCCCAACGCCAGGATCATCGAGTTCTACGGCGCGTCAGAGACCAGTTTCATCGCCTGGATGCCGGCGGACGAACAGGTGCCCGCGCAGATCGTGGGTCGGCCTTTCGGCAACGTCGACATCGATGTTCGCGGCGCTGCCAGCCCCGGTGAAGATGGTCTCATCTATGTGCGCAGTCCAATGGTGTTCATGGACTATGTGGGCGGCGGCGATGACAACACCGCCGCCTTGCGCGACGGCGACTGGCTCAGCGTGCGCGACATGGGCCGGGTCGACGAGCACGGCAGGCTTCACCTCGTCGGGAGGCAAAACCGCATGATCGTCACGCAGGGCAAGAATCTGTTTCCCGAGGAGCTGGAGACAGTGCTCATGGCCTACCCGGGTGTGTTGGCCGCGTCGGTCCATGGGCTGCACCACCCGGTGCGCGGACAGCAGGTCGTGGCCGTTCTCAAGCTCGACCCAGGGGCGAACGCGACCGCCGAGGGCATCACGGCTTGGTGCCGGCAACGCCTGGAAGCGTACAAGGTGCCGCGCCAATTCTTCCTGTGCAATGACTGGCCGCTGACCGGCAGCGGCAAGACCAACCACCCTCGACTGGGCGCCCTGCTGGTCACCGGAGATGCCGAGCCATGGCCGCACCACGCGCTTTGA
- a CDS encoding c-type cytochrome: MSDHAHEDHTGPIKTPTQLLWTSFFAFVAPIFIIIGLVYYVVSANKPAAGAVDVEQGVAQRIQRVGTLELRDANRPLASGESVYTAQCAACHAAGLAGAPKFGDAGAWAARIATGYDALLNSALKGKGAMGAQGGGAFRDAEIGRAVVHMANAAGAKFPEPQLPAAAAAPAAAPAAAAAAAAAAPAPAAPAPAAASATVAGASGEALYKQACSVCHVAGVAGAPKLGDKAAWAPRLAAGVDGLTATVIKGKGAMPPKGGSTAPDADIKAAVEYMLAAVK, translated from the coding sequence ATGAGCGACCACGCGCACGAAGACCACACTGGCCCGATCAAGACGCCCACGCAACTGTTGTGGACGTCTTTTTTTGCGTTTGTCGCGCCGATCTTCATCATCATCGGCCTGGTGTATTACGTGGTCTCGGCCAACAAGCCCGCTGCCGGCGCGGTCGACGTGGAACAAGGCGTTGCGCAACGCATCCAGCGCGTGGGCACTCTGGAGCTGCGCGACGCGAACCGCCCGCTGGCCTCCGGTGAGTCCGTGTACACGGCACAGTGCGCCGCCTGCCACGCCGCGGGCCTGGCCGGCGCGCCGAAGTTTGGCGACGCGGGTGCCTGGGCGGCGCGCATCGCCACCGGTTACGACGCCCTGCTGAACTCGGCCCTCAAGGGCAAGGGCGCCATGGGCGCACAAGGCGGCGGCGCGTTCCGCGACGCAGAAATCGGCCGCGCAGTGGTCCACATGGCCAACGCCGCCGGCGCCAAATTCCCCGAGCCCCAGTTGCCTGCCGCAGCGGCAGCGCCCGCTGCCGCCCCTGCAGCTGCAGCTGCAGCTGCAGCCGCCGCGCCGGCTCCCGCAGCTCCCGCGCCCGCAGCGGCGTCCGCCACGGTGGCCGGTGCTTCTGGCGAAGCGCTGTACAAGCAAGCCTGCTCGGTGTGCCACGTAGCCGGCGTCGCTGGCGCTCCGAAGCTGGGCGACAAGGCTGCCTGGGCGCCGCGCCTGGCCGCGGGTGTCGATGGCCTGACCGCCACGGTGATCAAGGGCAAGGGCGCGATGCCACCCAAGGGCGGCTCCACCGCGCCCGATGCCGACATCAAGGCCGCCGTGGAGTACATGCTGGCGGCGGTGAAGTAA
- a CDS encoding energy-coupling factor transporter transmembrane component T family protein: MTMQLLYREDPTWLHSIPAWLKLLLLATFGTALFLTDRAGILVLAAVGATGVLLSLRPLSPGAFKLARSIAIGALLVGVFHTAMGQAVVGLASASRLLAMAFLGIALTLSTRHSALLEVFERLLAPLAMLGVRVDRINLLLALMMRFTEQFFAQWKRLDDAHRVRTGRPGGLRLIAPLTIQMLLAARRVGDSLQTRIR, translated from the coding sequence ATGACCATGCAGCTCCTGTACCGCGAGGACCCCACCTGGCTGCATTCCATACCGGCCTGGCTCAAGCTGCTGCTGCTCGCCACTTTCGGCACAGCGCTGTTCCTCACGGATCGCGCAGGCATTCTGGTGCTGGCCGCGGTGGGCGCCACCGGCGTGTTGCTGTCGCTGCGCCCTCTGAGTCCGGGCGCGTTCAAGTTGGCCCGCTCCATCGCCATCGGCGCGCTGCTCGTGGGGGTGTTTCACACCGCCATGGGCCAGGCGGTGGTGGGCCTGGCCAGTGCGTCGCGCTTGCTGGCGATGGCCTTCCTGGGCATTGCGCTCACGCTGAGCACGCGCCACTCGGCATTGCTGGAGGTGTTCGAACGCTTGTTGGCGCCCTTGGCCATGCTGGGCGTGCGGGTCGACCGCATCAACCTGCTGCTGGCGCTGATGATGCGCTTCACCGAACAATTTTTCGCCCAATGGAAGCGCCTGGACGATGCCCACCGTGTTCGCACCGGGCGCCCGGGCGGCCTGCGACTGATCGCACCGTTGACCATTCAGATGCTGTTGGCTGCACGCCGTGTCGGCGACTCGCTGCAGACCCGAATCCGCTAA
- a CDS encoding biotin transporter BioY codes for MNKSSFSLALIALFAALLAVFGLIPKIDLPFGVPITLQTLGVMLAGCLLGPRRGLQAMLLFLAAVALGLPLLSGGRGGIGVFFAPSAGYLLGWPLGAFVAGCIMAVLPTDSPRRAAASAFVASVVGGLLVIHACGVIGLVTIAHLSWLQALTATLAFVPGDLVKCVVCAMAVHTVARGLPDWKFGGRSAT; via the coding sequence ATGAACAAATCTTCGTTCTCCCTTGCCCTGATCGCGCTGTTCGCTGCCTTGTTGGCGGTGTTCGGGCTGATCCCGAAAATCGATCTCCCCTTTGGCGTGCCGATCACGCTGCAGACGCTCGGTGTCATGTTGGCCGGGTGCCTGCTCGGCCCGCGCAGGGGCTTGCAAGCCATGCTGCTGTTCCTCGCTGCCGTTGCGCTGGGTTTGCCGCTGCTCTCCGGTGGGCGCGGTGGCATCGGCGTGTTCTTCGCGCCGTCGGCTGGCTACTTGCTGGGTTGGCCGCTGGGGGCTTTCGTGGCGGGCTGCATCATGGCCGTGCTGCCGACCGACTCGCCGCGTCGCGCAGCGGCCAGCGCGTTCGTCGCATCGGTGGTCGGCGGCCTGCTGGTGATCCACGCCTGTGGTGTCATTGGCCTGGTGACGATCGCCCACCTGAGCTGGCTCCAGGCTCTCACGGCGACCCTGGCCTTCGTGCCCGGTGACCTCGTGAAGTGCGTGGTGTGCGCCATGGCCGTGCACACTGTCGCCCGTGGTCTGCCCGACTGGAAATTCGGCGGTCGCAGTGCGACATGA